The genomic segment GCAGCTCGGTCCAGGTGGCCCGCACGTCGTAGCTGTGCCGGGCGAATGCCCGGCCCCAGTCTTCGAGCGCCTGGCGGCGGACCGGGTCTCCGAGCAGGGCGACGACGTCGTCGGCCACGCGGGCCGGCTCCGGGGGCCCGTCCGCGGCGAAGTCGCCGAAGTTGGTCTCCATCGCGGGATCGACCGTCCCGGTGCTGACGATGCCCACGTGGCAGGCCTCGCCCGTCGCCACCACGGCGCGTCCCAACGCCAGCGCCTCGATCGCACTGCGGCCGGCGGCGACCACGACGTCGGCGGCCGCGTCGAACGGCACCACGTCGCGCTGGTGTCCCACGTGGCGCACCGCGTCGGCCCCGAGCCGCCGGTTGGTCGCGGCCACCAGTGCCGGGAAGTCGTCCGGCATCCGCATCCCGCCCACCACGACGAGCAGCGCCGAATCAAACCGCTCGCGGATCCGAGGGAACGCCTCCGCCACCACGCTCAGGGCGACCTTGGTGCGGTGGCCCGACAGCCGCCCGACGAGCACCACCACCGGGGCGCTCTCGGGCAGGCCGAGGCGGCGGCGGGCCGCCGCGCGGCTCGGCGCCGCGGACATCCACCGCACGTCCACGCCGTTGCGCACCAGGTGCATCCGGCGCTCCGGCAGTCCGAGCACGCGCACGGCGTGCGCG from the Gemmatimonadales bacterium genome contains:
- a CDS encoding glycosyltransferase, which translates into the protein MTVHILHVLSQHEVTGAETYAATLIAEQAREGHRVTLVSDTLNTAVEAEYVPMRIGQRDYAQRLRNVMALRGLIRARAIDLVHAHSRAASWVSFFATRLSRAPLVSSLHILQSPHLSARLFSVYGEQVISVAGNVRAHAVRVLGLPERRMHLVRNGVDVRWMSAAPSRAAARRRLGLPESAPVVVLVGRLSGHRTKVALSVVAEAFPRIRERFDSALLVVVGGMRMPDDFPALVAATNRRLGADAVRHVGHQRDVVPFDAAADVVVAAGRSAIEALALGRAVVATGEACHVGIVSTGTVDPAMETNFGDFAADGPPEPARVADDVVALLGDPVRRQALEDWGRAFARHSYDVRATWTELREIYREALAFRAVHPGLQLAQT